From a region of the Balaenoptera ricei isolate mBalRic1 chromosome 11, mBalRic1.hap2, whole genome shotgun sequence genome:
- the LOC132374072 gene encoding non-histone chromosomal protein HMG-14-like translates to MPKRKVSSAEGAVKEEPKRRSERLSAKLAPAKVEMKPKKAAGKDTSSDKKCKQKGKRGAKAKQAKVANEETKEDSHAENGETKNEESSASDEAGEKEAKSD, encoded by the coding sequence ATGCCCAAGAGGAAGGTCAGCTCCGCTGAGGGGGCGGTGAAGGAGGAGCCCAAGAGGAGATCGGAAAGGTTGTCAGCTAAACTGGCTCCTGCAAAAGTGGAAATGAAGCCAAAAAAGGCGGCAGGAAAGGATACATCTTCAGACAAAAAGtgcaaacaaaagggaaaaaggggAGCAAAGGCAAAACAGGCTAAAGTGGCTAACGAAGAGACTAAAGAAGACTCACATGCAGAAAATGGAGAAACCAAAAACGAGGAGAGCTCCGCTTCTGAtgaagcaggagagaaagaagccaagtcTGATTAA